Genomic window (Bacillus marinisedimentorum):
AGGCATTTGAAGCAGGTGTTGAAACAGCATATAAAGCTGTAATGAAACCGGTTGAAGGCACAATACTGACAGTGGCCAAAGACGCTGCGAAAAGAGCGGTGCAGACGGCCAAGAAACAACAGGACATTACGGCTGTCATGGAAGAGACACTGAAGGAAGCGAAGGCATCACTGGAACGGACTCCGGACCTCCTGCCTGTATTGAAAGAAGTGGGTGTCGTGGACAGTGGTGGACAGGGTCTTGTCGTCATATATGAAGGATTCAATGCCGTCCTGAAAGGGGAAGCCCTTCCGGAAACATCGATATCTGCTCCTTCCATGGATGAGCTTGTGAATGCTGAGCATCACAAAAGTGTACACAGCCATATGTCAACTGAGGATATCGAGTTTGGATATTGTACTGAATTCATGGTGCGTCTGGAAGATGAAAAGCTGAAGGACAACCCTTTCAGTGAAGATGATTTCCGCAATGAGATCAGCAATTACGGTGATTCACTTCTTGTCGTTTCAAGCGATGACATCGTGAAAGTCCATATCCATGCCGAACAGCCGGGTGATGTGCTAAGCTATGGACAGAAGTATGGCAGTTTGATCAATATGAAAATTGAAAATATGCGGCAGCAGCATACAGAACTTGTTGAAAAAGATAGGTCCGCCGGTGGCCAAGAACCTGCTCCGGCCCCAGCCCGCAAAGAAAAATTCGGCATCATAACTGTGGCGATGGGCGATGGAATCAGCGAGATGTTCAAGAGCCTGGGCGCCACAGCCGTTATAGAAGGCGGACAGACGATGAATCCGAGCACGGAAGATATCCTCAAGGCAATCGAAGATGCAAATGCAGAAGAAATCATTATTCTGCCAAATAACAAAAATATCATAATGGCTGCCGAACAGGCGGCTTCGGTTGTGGAAAGCAAAGTGGAAGTCGTCAAAACGAAGACCGTTCCACAGGGGATGAGCGCCCTTCTCGCGTTTAACCCTTCCCAGACACTGGAAGAGAATGCAGAGTCGATGTCCGAATCTGCATCAGCCGTCAAAACCGGTCAGGTAACTTTTGCTGTCCGAGATACGTCAATTGAAGGCTTCGAAATCAAAAAAGACGATTTCATGGGGATTGCAGATGGAAAAATCGTAGCGGCCGACAAAAATATGAATGAGGCAACGAAATTGCTTCTGGATCAGCTGTTGGATGAAGATGATGAAATCATTACTGTCATTGTCGGACAGGATGCTTCAGAAGATGATGTGGAAGGGCTCACACAGTATATTGAAGATAAATTCGAAGACATTGAAATTGAAGTGCATGAAGGCGGCCAGCCGCTTTACTCGTATATTTTCTCGGTTGAATAATCGAATGGAATAAAGATAAACCGATAAATAGAAGGGGCAAACCCTTCTATTTATTTGCGAATGCGGCATTTTTATCAGGCCAGTTCTGTCTTTGGGAGGAAAGGAAATGAAATATAAAAGTGTTTTTGATATTATTGGCCCTGTCATGATCGGCCCGTCCAGTTCCCATACGGCAGGTGCGGCACGGATCGGGCGGGTTGCCCGCAACTTATTCGGCGGGAAGCCGGAAACAGCTGAAATCACATTTTATGGTTCCTTTGCAAAAACGTATCGCGGCCATGGTACAGACGTGGCAATCGTTGGTGGAATTCTTGATTTCGATACGGATGATGAGCGGATTGTCAATTCCCTTCAACATGCCCGTGCGGAAGGAATCAATGTCCGGATAAAAGAAGCGGATGACTTGACCGATCATCCGAATACGGCAAAAGTGGTTCTTGTAAATGAGGATAACCGCATGGAACTGACCGGGATTTCGATCGGCGGAGGTAAAATAGAAATTATCGAACTCGATGGCTTCGAGCTAAGGGTTTCCGGCAACACCCCTGCGATCACGGTCATTCATCATGACAGATATGGATGCATCGCGAATGTAGCCGCCGTCATTGCTAAGCATCAGCTGAACATCGGGCATATGGATGTATCCCGAAAGGACAAAGGGCAAAAAGCGCTTATGACAATAGAGGTCGACCATGATATCGAAGAAGAAGTAATGAAAGAAATCAGGGAATTGCCGAATATCGTCCAGGTTTCTAAAATTGTTGAATAGCATTAGCATACAGTGCATTGGTACAGTCATTAGAGAAGGAGGAAGGACATGTTCAGAACAGCAGCAGAACTGGTAGAACTCGCCGAAACAAGCGGGAAGAAAATCTCTGAAGTGATGATAGAGCAGGAGATGGAAGTGAAGAAGCTAAACCATGAAGAAGTATTGAGCTTTATGGACCGCAATCTTCAAGTGATGGAAGAGGCTGTGAAAAAAGGTCTTGAAGGTGTGGTATCCCATTCAGGATTGACCGGGGGCGATGCAGTCCTGCTGCAAAAGTATATCGCCAAAGGCAACACATTATCAGGCCTCACTGTACTTGATGCTGTAAGTAAAGCGGTTGCCACGAATGAAGTGAATGCGGCGATGGGAACCATTTGTGCGACACCGACCGCAGGTTCTGCGGGAGTCGTTCCCGGTACGCTGTTTGCCGTCAAGGAAAAGCTCAATCCTACCCGGGAAGAAATGCTGAATTTCCTGTTCACCTCAGGTGCGTTCGGCATTGTAGTGGCCAATAACGCTTCAATCTCCGGAGCTGCCGGCGGCTGCCAGGCTGAAGTCGGTTCTGCAAGCGGAATGGCATCCGCTGCCATAGTTGAAATGGCTGGCGGCACACCTTCGCAATCTGCTGAAGCGATGGCCATAACATTGAAAAACATGCTGGGGCTTGTCTGTGACCCGGTTGCAGGCCTGGTGGAGGTGCCTTGTGTTAAACGGAATGCGATGGGAGCGGCACTTGCGATGACCGCTGCTGATATGGCCCTTGCCGGCATAACAAGCCGCATTCCATGTGATGAAGTCATCGATGCAATGTATAAAATCGGCCAGTCAATGCCGGGTGCGTTAAGAGAAACGGCACTTGGCGGACTTGCCGCAACACCGACAGGACGGGAACTGGAAGCGAAAATTTTCGGATTATCCCTTGATAAAAAGTGAGTGATTACAAAATGGAACAACAACCGGTGACAGCGGTAAAAGGAATAGGCCCTGAATCAGCCAAAACATTGGCGGAAATGGGGATTGAAAAGGTGTCCGATTTGCTG
Coding sequences:
- a CDS encoding DAK2 domain-containing protein codes for the protein MTMMKLDGERFAQMVLQGAENLSRNAEMVDALNVFPVPDGDTGTNMNLSMTSGAKEVRNNPADHIGKVAGHLARGLLMGARGNSGVILSQLFRGFSKAMENKETVNSTEFAKAFEAGVETAYKAVMKPVEGTILTVAKDAAKRAVQTAKKQQDITAVMEETLKEAKASLERTPDLLPVLKEVGVVDSGGQGLVVIYEGFNAVLKGEALPETSISAPSMDELVNAEHHKSVHSHMSTEDIEFGYCTEFMVRLEDEKLKDNPFSEDDFRNEISNYGDSLLVVSSDDIVKVHIHAEQPGDVLSYGQKYGSLINMKIENMRQQHTELVEKDRSAGGQEPAPAPARKEKFGIITVAMGDGISEMFKSLGATAVIEGGQTMNPSTEDILKAIEDANAEEIIILPNNKNIIMAAEQAASVVESKVEVVKTKTVPQGMSALLAFNPSQTLEENAESMSESASAVKTGQVTFAVRDTSIEGFEIKKDDFMGIADGKIVAADKNMNEATKLLLDQLLDEDDEIITVIVGQDASEDDVEGLTQYIEDKFEDIEIEVHEGGQPLYSYIFSVE
- the sdaAB gene encoding L-serine ammonia-lyase, iron-sulfur-dependent subunit beta; this encodes MKYKSVFDIIGPVMIGPSSSHTAGAARIGRVARNLFGGKPETAEITFYGSFAKTYRGHGTDVAIVGGILDFDTDDERIVNSLQHARAEGINVRIKEADDLTDHPNTAKVVLVNEDNRMELTGISIGGGKIEIIELDGFELRVSGNTPAITVIHHDRYGCIANVAAVIAKHQLNIGHMDVSRKDKGQKALMTIEVDHDIEEEVMKEIRELPNIVQVSKIVE
- the sdaAA gene encoding L-serine ammonia-lyase, iron-sulfur-dependent, subunit alpha; this translates as MFRTAAELVELAETSGKKISEVMIEQEMEVKKLNHEEVLSFMDRNLQVMEEAVKKGLEGVVSHSGLTGGDAVLLQKYIAKGNTLSGLTVLDAVSKAVATNEVNAAMGTICATPTAGSAGVVPGTLFAVKEKLNPTREEMLNFLFTSGAFGIVVANNASISGAAGGCQAEVGSASGMASAAIVEMAGGTPSQSAEAMAITLKNMLGLVCDPVAGLVEVPCVKRNAMGAALAMTAADMALAGITSRIPCDEVIDAMYKIGQSMPGALRETALGGLAATPTGRELEAKIFGLSLDKK